The Metabacillus schmidteae genome has a segment encoding these proteins:
- the ruvB gene encoding Holliday junction branch migration DNA helicase RuvB, producing the protein MDERLVSSEADLQESFIEQSLRPQSLSQYIGQDKVKENLRVFIEAAKMRNETLDHVLLYGPPGLGKTTLATIIANEMGVNIRTTSGPAIERPGDLAAVLTALEPGDVLFIDEIHRLHRSIEEVLYPAMEDFCLDIVIGKGSTARSVRLDLPPFTLIGATTRVGLLTAPLRDRFGVLSRLEYYDEQQLSYIIERTADLFGIGLEHEAAIEMARRSRGTPRIANRLLKRVRDFAQVMGEDTISTQLAVDALERLQVDKLGLDHIDHKLLLGIIEKFRGGPVGIDTISATIGEESHTIEDVYEPYLLQIGFLQRTPRGRIVTDLVYKHFQMEAPYHD; encoded by the coding sequence ATGGATGAACGCCTTGTATCAAGTGAAGCGGATCTACAAGAATCATTTATAGAACAAAGTTTAAGACCACAGTCATTGTCACAGTATATAGGCCAAGATAAAGTGAAGGAAAATTTAAGAGTGTTTATCGAAGCTGCTAAGATGCGAAACGAAACACTTGATCATGTCCTTTTGTATGGACCACCTGGCTTAGGGAAAACAACTTTAGCAACGATTATTGCAAATGAAATGGGAGTTAATATAAGAACAACCTCTGGACCGGCAATTGAAAGACCGGGTGATCTTGCAGCTGTATTAACTGCACTTGAACCGGGGGATGTTTTATTTATTGATGAAATTCATCGTTTGCATCGATCGATTGAAGAAGTGTTATATCCTGCGATGGAAGATTTTTGCTTGGATATCGTTATTGGTAAAGGTTCCACTGCAAGATCTGTCCGTTTAGATCTCCCGCCGTTTACCTTAATTGGTGCTACGACGAGAGTGGGACTTCTAACAGCTCCACTTCGTGATCGATTTGGTGTCTTAAGTAGACTAGAATATTATGATGAACAACAGCTTTCTTATATTATTGAAAGAACAGCTGATCTTTTTGGCATTGGATTGGAACATGAAGCAGCAATTGAAATGGCCAGAAGATCCAGGGGAACGCCACGAATCGCCAACAGGCTTCTAAAAAGAGTCAGAGATTTTGCTCAAGTTATGGGAGAAGATACCATATCAACTCAATTAGCGGTTGATGCACTTGAAAGACTTCAAGTTGATAAACTTGGCCTTGATCATATTGATCACAAACTTCTTCTGGGGATTATTGAGAAATTTCGTGGCGGACCGGTTGGAATCGATACAATTTCGGCAACAATAGGAGAAGAATCACATACAATTGAGGACGTTTATGAGCCGTATTTATTACAAATTGGTTTCCTGCAAAGAACCCCAAGGGGAAGAATTGTAACAGATCTTGTTTATAAACATTTTCAAATGGAGGCTCCTTATCATGATTGA
- the recJ gene encoding single-stranded-DNA-specific exonuclease RecJ, which yields MLKAKTRWMIQSSDETFIQDLRENLSVTPLVASLLVNRGINSVEAAREFLETESQSFHDPYLLKDMDIAVQRIQKAIENNEHILVYGDYDADGVSSTTVLLTTLRNLGAIADFYIPNRFSEGYGPNEAAFRLAHERGFSLIITVDTGIAAVHEAEVAKELGVDLIITDHHEPGPVLPAALAIIHPKQPGCMYPFKELAGVGVAFKLSHALLGDVPTDLLEVAAIGTIADLVALHGENRLIAKRGIQQLKTTNRIGLKALLKIANVKLQEINEETIGFAIGPRINAVGRLQSADPAVDLLLSEDEEEAMMIAEEIDSLNKERQKLVNTMTEEAVEEVETRFPIEQNPVLVIAKEGWNPGVVGIVASRLVDRFYRPTIVLSIDKEKGIAKGSARSIAGFDLFENLSTCRDILPHFGGHPMAAGMTLQLENVNELRERLIEKANNILTEKDFIPVTKVDVSCKLEDISVKSIEEMQLLSPFGMNNPKPIIHVKDVTLANVRKIGAEQNHLKIVFAQEEQQLDCVGFGMGYIHDELSPAVTVSAIGELSINEWNNLRKPQIMLQDLKVNQWQLFDFRGSRNVDKLIDSLSSSEDGQIITFQAKTYEDLLKKGFNHKTLHITSEEDAGKIDVRDKHLLLLDIPSSIELLDELFSKGKPARIYSVFKQEVDHFFSTIPTREHFKWYYGFLLKQGSFKLREQGELLAKHKGWTKETIEFMSQVFFELEFVTIENGVISTNSSSRKRDLSESKTYAQKQKQIELEKTLLYTSYMQLKQWFEQRFSLDAPVGV from the coding sequence ATGTTAAAGGCAAAAACAAGGTGGATGATTCAATCATCTGATGAAACCTTCATTCAAGATTTAAGAGAGAATTTATCGGTGACTCCACTAGTTGCTTCGTTACTAGTTAATAGAGGAATTAATTCTGTTGAAGCGGCACGTGAATTTTTAGAAACAGAATCACAAAGTTTTCACGATCCATATCTTTTAAAAGATATGGACATAGCTGTACAACGTATTCAAAAGGCAATTGAAAACAATGAACATATATTAGTCTATGGTGACTATGATGCTGACGGAGTAAGTAGCACAACAGTATTATTAACTACTTTAAGAAACTTAGGCGCCATAGCAGATTTTTATATTCCAAACCGCTTTTCAGAAGGGTATGGACCGAATGAAGCTGCATTTAGACTTGCACATGAACGCGGCTTTTCATTAATTATAACGGTTGATACCGGAATTGCTGCGGTACATGAAGCGGAAGTAGCGAAGGAATTAGGTGTAGATTTAATAATCACTGATCACCATGAACCAGGCCCTGTTTTACCTGCCGCATTAGCGATTATACATCCTAAACAGCCGGGATGCATGTATCCATTTAAGGAATTAGCCGGAGTAGGTGTTGCTTTTAAATTAAGCCATGCACTTTTGGGTGATGTTCCAACAGATTTATTAGAGGTTGCGGCAATAGGTACAATTGCAGATTTAGTTGCTCTTCATGGAGAAAATAGATTGATAGCAAAGCGCGGTATTCAACAATTGAAAACAACAAATCGTATTGGATTAAAGGCGCTGTTGAAGATTGCCAATGTAAAGCTGCAGGAAATAAACGAAGAGACAATTGGATTTGCAATTGGTCCTAGAATAAATGCTGTTGGAAGGTTACAATCGGCAGATCCTGCAGTTGATCTCCTTCTCTCAGAAGACGAAGAAGAAGCGATGATGATTGCTGAAGAAATAGATTCTCTTAATAAAGAGAGACAAAAGCTGGTGAATACGATGACAGAGGAAGCGGTTGAAGAAGTTGAAACCCGATTTCCTATTGAACAAAATCCTGTCCTTGTCATTGCCAAGGAAGGCTGGAATCCCGGTGTTGTAGGGATTGTAGCTTCAAGATTAGTTGATCGCTTTTATAGACCAACAATTGTTCTAAGTATTGACAAGGAAAAAGGCATTGCAAAAGGTTCTGCACGAAGTATTGCAGGGTTTGACCTGTTCGAAAATTTATCAACTTGCCGTGATATTTTACCTCATTTTGGTGGTCATCCTATGGCTGCGGGTATGACATTACAACTTGAAAATGTGAATGAGCTTCGTGAAAGACTAATAGAAAAAGCAAATAATATTCTAACGGAAAAAGATTTTATTCCTGTTACCAAAGTTGATGTAAGCTGTAAATTAGAAGATATTTCTGTAAAGTCAATTGAGGAGATGCAACTGCTATCTCCGTTTGGTATGAACAACCCAAAGCCAATTATTCATGTAAAAGATGTGACATTGGCAAATGTTCGTAAAATAGGAGCAGAGCAAAATCATTTAAAAATTGTTTTTGCTCAGGAAGAACAGCAGCTTGATTGTGTTGGCTTTGGCATGGGCTATATCCATGATGAGCTCTCACCAGCTGTAACAGTTTCTGCTATTGGAGAGCTATCAATAAATGAATGGAATAATTTGCGGAAGCCGCAAATTATGCTGCAGGATTTAAAAGTAAATCAATGGCAGTTATTTGACTTTAGAGGTTCTAGAAATGTTGACAAGCTTATCGATTCTCTTTCATCCAGTGAAGATGGTCAGATTATTACATTTCAGGCAAAAACATATGAAGATCTTCTGAAAAAAGGCTTTAATCATAAAACATTACACATAACATCTGAAGAGGATGCAGGAAAAATTGATGTACGAGATAAACATCTTCTTTTATTAGATATACCTTCTTCTATCGAATTATTGGACGAGCTATTTTCAAAAGGGAAACCTGCAAGAATATATTCTGTGTTTAAACAAGAAGTAGATCACTTCTTTTCAACAATACCAACAAGAGAGCATTTTAAATGGTACTATGGTTTTCTATTAAAGCAAGGCTCGTTTAAGCTTCGTGAACAAGGTGAACTTCTAGCTAAACATAAAGGCTGGACAAAAGAAACGATAGAATTTATGTCACAGGTGTTTTTTGAGCTAGAATTTGTTACAATAGAGAATGGTGTTATTTCGACAAATTCTTCATCTCGAAAAAGAGATTTAAGTGAATCGAAAACCTATGCCCAAAAGCAAAAACAAATTGAACTAGAAAAAACGTTATTATATACATCTTACATGCAGCTTAAACAGTGGTTTGAACAAAGGTTTTCATTAGATGCTCCTGTAGGTGTATAA
- the tgt gene encoding tRNA guanosine(34) transglycosylase Tgt, giving the protein MSTSPIRYELIKTCKQTGARLGRVHTPHGSFETPVFMPVGTLATVKTMSPEELKEMGAGIILSNTYHLWLRPGNEIVKEAGGLHKFMNWDRAILTDSGGFQVFSLSEFRKIEEEGVHFRNHLNGDKLFLSPEKAMQIQNDLGSDIMMAFDECPPYPAEYDYMKKSVERTSRWAERCLKAHSRPNDQGLFGIIQGGEYEELRKQSARDLVSMDFPGYAVGGLSVGEPKDVMNRVLEFTTPLMPDNKPRYLMGVGSPDSLIDGAIRGIDMFDCVLPTRIARNGTLMTSEGRLVVKNAKYARDFGPLDENCDCYTCRNYSRAYIRHLIKSDETFGLRLTSYHNLYFLVNLMEKVRQAIREDRLGDFRDEFFEAYGFNKPNAKNF; this is encoded by the coding sequence GTGTCAACTTCACCAATTCGGTACGAACTTATAAAAACATGTAAACAAACAGGAGCACGTCTTGGAAGAGTTCATACTCCACATGGCAGTTTTGAAACGCCTGTGTTCATGCCTGTTGGGACATTAGCAACGGTCAAAACAATGTCACCAGAAGAGCTTAAGGAAATGGGAGCAGGTATTATTCTAAGTAATACATATCATTTGTGGTTACGTCCAGGAAATGAGATTGTTAAGGAAGCTGGAGGCCTTCATAAATTTATGAATTGGGATCGGGCCATTTTAACTGATTCAGGAGGATTCCAGGTCTTTAGTTTAAGTGAGTTCCGCAAAATTGAAGAAGAAGGAGTTCATTTCCGTAATCATTTAAATGGAGACAAGCTTTTCTTATCCCCTGAAAAAGCGATGCAGATTCAAAATGATTTAGGATCTGATATTATGATGGCTTTTGATGAATGCCCACCATATCCTGCTGAATATGATTATATGAAGAAGTCTGTTGAACGGACCAGTCGCTGGGCAGAACGTTGTTTAAAAGCTCATTCACGACCTAATGATCAAGGTCTTTTCGGAATTATTCAGGGTGGAGAGTATGAGGAGCTAAGAAAGCAAAGTGCCAGAGACTTGGTGTCAATGGATTTTCCAGGATACGCAGTTGGCGGCTTATCAGTTGGGGAACCGAAAGATGTGATGAACCGTGTGTTAGAATTCACAACACCTTTAATGCCTGATAACAAGCCGCGTTATTTAATGGGTGTAGGCTCACCTGACTCTCTTATCGATGGTGCTATTCGTGGAATTGACATGTTTGATTGTGTACTTCCAACACGAATTGCCAGAAATGGGACACTCATGACAAGCGAAGGGCGCTTAGTTGTAAAAAATGCCAAGTATGCTAGGGATTTCGGACCGTTAGATGAGAATTGTGATTGCTATACATGTAGAAATTACTCACGTGCCTATATTCGCCACTTAATAAAAAGTGATGAAACATTTGGATTGAGATTAACTTCTTATCATAATCTATATTTTCTGGTAAACTTAATGGAGAAAGTTAGACAAGCAATCCGTGAAGATCGTTTAGGTGATTTCCGCGATGAATTTTTTGAAGCGTATGGCTTTAATAAACCGAATGCTAAAAACTTCTAA
- the ruvA gene encoding Holliday junction branch migration protein RuvA: MIEFIKGFVDHITPEYIVIDHHGIGYQIHTPNPFSYSKNRKEENIVYTYQHVREDLIALYGFSTREEKALFMKLLNVTGIGPKGALAILASGNPSQVIEAIENENDTFLVKFPGVGKKTARQIILDLKGKLGDIAALYSPDLFNHEELEDKESANHALSEAIEALKVLGYAEREIKKVVPSLQEESLTTDQYVKKALQKLLK; encoded by the coding sequence ATGATTGAATTTATTAAAGGATTTGTGGATCATATAACCCCTGAGTATATCGTGATCGATCATCACGGAATTGGCTATCAAATTCATACTCCTAACCCTTTTAGTTATTCAAAAAATCGAAAAGAAGAAAATATTGTCTATACATATCAACATGTCAGAGAAGATTTAATCGCGTTATACGGGTTTTCTACGCGCGAGGAAAAAGCTTTGTTCATGAAACTATTAAATGTAACAGGGATCGGACCTAAGGGGGCTTTAGCCATTTTAGCTTCTGGAAATCCGTCACAAGTTATCGAGGCAATAGAAAATGAAAATGATACGTTTTTAGTAAAGTTTCCAGGAGTAGGGAAAAAAACAGCTCGTCAAATCATTCTGGATTTAAAAGGAAAGCTTGGCGATATAGCTGCCTTATATTCCCCAGATCTCTTTAATCATGAAGAATTAGAAGATAAAGAGTCAGCAAATCATGCATTAAGTGAAGCAATTGAAGCGTTAAAAGTGTTAGGATATGCTGAACGTGAGATTAAAAAAGTTGTCCCATCCTTACAAGAAGAATCGTTAACAACAGATCAATATGTAAAAAAAGCATTGCAAAAGCTATTAAAGTAA
- the queA gene encoding tRNA preQ1(34) S-adenosylmethionine ribosyltransferase-isomerase QueA, protein MKVELFDFYLPEELIAQVPLKERDASRLMVLQKDNGELKHESFKSIINYLQAGDCLVLNNTRVMPARLFGMKEDTGAGIEILLLKQQEDDVWETLVKPAKRVKAGTVITFGSGSLKATCVGTSDHGGRLLKFDYDGIFYEVLEKLGEMPLPPYIKEQLDDRERYQTVFSREIGSAAAPTAGLHFTEEILDQLKEKGVHIAFITLHVGLGTFRPVSADTVEEHEMHAEFYQVTDGTAALLNNVRSNGGRIITVGTTSTRTLETIAAKHNGQFVAESGWTNIFIYPGYEFKGIDGMITNFHLPKSSLIMLVSALASREYVLHAYETAVKEKYRFFSFGDAMLII, encoded by the coding sequence TTGAAAGTAGAATTATTTGATTTTTATCTTCCTGAAGAATTAATTGCACAAGTTCCGTTAAAAGAACGTGATGCGTCAAGGTTAATGGTTCTTCAAAAAGATAATGGTGAACTTAAACACGAATCGTTTAAGTCTATAATTAATTACTTACAAGCTGGTGATTGCTTAGTATTAAACAATACTAGGGTAATGCCTGCACGATTATTTGGTATGAAAGAAGATACTGGTGCCGGTATCGAAATTTTACTGTTAAAGCAACAGGAAGATGATGTGTGGGAAACACTTGTCAAACCTGCTAAAAGAGTGAAAGCAGGAACAGTAATTACATTTGGTTCCGGCAGTTTAAAAGCAACTTGTGTTGGAACGAGTGATCATGGCGGCAGATTGCTGAAGTTTGATTATGACGGAATTTTTTATGAAGTACTTGAGAAATTAGGAGAAATGCCCTTACCACCGTATATAAAAGAACAATTAGATGATCGTGAACGCTATCAAACTGTTTTTTCCCGTGAAATTGGTTCTGCGGCAGCTCCGACAGCTGGATTACACTTTACTGAGGAAATTCTTGACCAGTTAAAGGAAAAAGGAGTTCATATCGCCTTCATTACTTTACATGTTGGGTTAGGAACCTTCCGTCCCGTAAGTGCTGATACAGTAGAAGAGCATGAAATGCATGCAGAATTTTATCAAGTAACAGATGGAACGGCTGCACTGTTAAATAACGTGAGATCGAATGGTGGAAGGATAATTACAGTCGGAACAACTTCTACAAGAACCCTTGAAACGATTGCAGCTAAACATAATGGTCAATTTGTTGCTGAAAGTGGCTGGACGAATATTTTTATTTATCCGGGCTATGAATTTAAAGGAATTGACGGAATGATTACAAATTTTCATCTCCCTAAATCATCCCTGATTATGTTAGTTAGTGCTTTGGCTTCAAGAGAATATGTATTACATGCATATGAAACAGCAGTAAAAGAGAAGTATCGCTTCTTTAGTTTTGGAGATGCAATGCTTATTATCTAA
- the spoVB gene encoding stage V sporulation protein B, which produces MSKQTFLKGTLILILAGFITRVLGFINRIVVARFIGEEGVGLYNMAVPTLVLVITITQLGLPVAISKLVAEAEAQGDRRKIKKILVVSLSVTGTLSLIFTPAMILLAPYLSQHVFTDERTYWPLLAIAPVVPIVAISSVIRGYFQGKQNMRPAAISQVLEQVIRISLVAVCTSAFLPYGIEFAAAGAMISAVIGELASLLYLATMFKLKKKIKIRRKFFNSVKNGKETLNQLMNIALPTTGSRFIGNISWFFEPIVVANSLYIAGVATAAATKQYGALTGYAIPLLMLPSFITFSLSTSLVPAISEAMANNQLKTVEHRLQQALRLSLISGGLACVILYVFSDPLMTVMYGTNKSAIFVQVMAPFFIFHYFQGPLQAVLQALDLAKAAMINSLIGSVVKTALIFVLATRPSLGIMGAALAIVIGIMLVTLLHLATVIKVVPFTIHVREYIKSGMTMIIAGLAGFFTYEYLFENIPLIIRLLTCLSITTIIYCLLLLVFKLVEKDEVNRIPFIGSYLSRLIPIK; this is translated from the coding sequence ATGTCAAAGCAAACGTTCCTTAAAGGAACGCTAATCTTAATTCTAGCAGGGTTTATTACTCGTGTCCTAGGTTTTATTAATCGAATTGTTGTTGCCCGGTTTATTGGTGAGGAAGGTGTAGGGCTATACAATATGGCTGTTCCAACTCTTGTGTTAGTCATTACAATTACTCAACTCGGATTACCTGTTGCAATATCAAAGCTTGTTGCCGAAGCTGAAGCACAGGGAGATCGTCGCAAAATAAAAAAAATCCTTGTTGTGTCACTATCTGTGACCGGCACATTAAGTCTTATCTTTACCCCAGCCATGATTTTACTAGCACCTTATTTATCACAGCATGTCTTTACTGATGAACGTACGTATTGGCCGCTTTTGGCTATTGCACCTGTCGTACCTATTGTCGCGATTTCTTCGGTTATCCGCGGATATTTCCAAGGAAAACAAAACATGCGTCCTGCAGCTATTTCACAAGTATTGGAACAAGTAATCCGAATCTCTCTTGTTGCCGTTTGTACAAGTGCTTTTCTACCTTACGGAATTGAATTTGCAGCTGCAGGTGCTATGATTTCCGCTGTTATTGGCGAATTAGCCTCACTCCTGTATTTAGCAACAATGTTTAAATTGAAAAAGAAAATAAAAATCCGCAGGAAATTTTTCAACTCAGTTAAAAATGGGAAAGAAACATTAAATCAGCTAATGAACATTGCCCTTCCTACAACAGGAAGCAGGTTTATCGGGAATATTTCTTGGTTTTTCGAACCAATTGTTGTTGCAAATAGTCTATATATTGCAGGAGTCGCAACTGCCGCTGCAACAAAACAATACGGTGCACTCACTGGATATGCAATACCCTTACTTATGCTTCCATCATTTATTACTTTTTCGTTATCAACATCATTAGTTCCTGCTATTAGTGAGGCAATGGCTAACAACCAATTAAAAACAGTTGAACATCGACTACAGCAAGCATTACGTTTGTCCCTTATTAGTGGAGGACTAGCCTGTGTCATTTTATACGTATTTTCAGATCCGCTAATGACTGTCATGTACGGAACGAATAAATCAGCTATATTTGTACAGGTAATGGCTCCTTTCTTCATCTTTCATTATTTTCAAGGTCCTTTGCAGGCAGTTTTACAAGCGTTAGATCTAGCAAAAGCTGCGATGATTAACAGTTTGATTGGCTCAGTTGTTAAAACTGCCCTAATCTTTGTTCTTGCCACACGGCCTTCCCTTGGAATAATGGGAGCTGCTCTAGCCATTGTTATCGGAATCATGCTTGTAACTTTACTACACTTAGCTACAGTCATTAAGGTTGTACCATTTACAATACATGTTAGAGAATATATAAAGAGTGGAATGACAATGATAATCGCAGGATTAGCCGGATTCTTCACCTATGAGTACCTATTCGAAAATATACCTCTTATCATTAGATTGCTTACTTGTTTAAGTATCACAACGATTATTTACTGTTTACTCCTACTTGTCTTTAAATTAGTGGAAAAGGATGAGGTAAATCGTATTCCTTTTATAGGATCCTATCTTTCAAGACTTATACCTATAAAATAA
- a CDS encoding BofC C-terminal domain-containing protein — protein MTYHSRILTVCSFVFLFISLMSINTTPIMAQENSIKQPLSVKVVLQRKYLDGEVSEEIIQEKVASIEEIVEMYSEWQLLEQKNDSVILQREVDDISPLLKTNGYFGITGDGTFSIFNGRPGSNDVIQSFFQIDVKKLESHKHDELIEGIRIESKDQYLEVLKIYETYSKVEKK, from the coding sequence ATGACTTATCACAGTCGCATCCTTACCGTATGTAGTTTTGTTTTTCTCTTTATTAGTCTTATGAGCATTAATACAACGCCTATCATGGCACAAGAAAATAGTATAAAGCAGCCTTTATCTGTAAAAGTGGTATTGCAAAGAAAATATTTAGATGGTGAAGTAAGTGAGGAAATTATCCAAGAGAAAGTAGCTTCTATAGAAGAAATTGTGGAAATGTATTCGGAATGGCAACTTCTTGAACAAAAAAACGACAGTGTAATACTTCAAAGAGAAGTTGATGATATATCACCTTTATTAAAGACAAATGGATATTTCGGCATTACAGGGGATGGGACTTTTTCAATTTTTAACGGTAGACCAGGTTCAAATGATGTAATTCAGTCTTTTTTTCAAATTGATGTGAAAAAATTAGAAAGCCATAAACATGATGAATTAATAGAAGGAATAAGAATCGAATCTAAAGATCAGTATTTAGAAGTTCTAAAAATATATGAGACATATTCTAAGGTTGAAAAGAAATGA
- a CDS encoding LapA family protein: MKRQWSLILAIIFALIIAIFAVINVEAVEVDYLFGKAEWPLILIILGSVFMGGFMVASTGVVRIISLNRKLKALEKENKKLHEEISTLAEKANENQAVDHGDTKLQTDQA; this comes from the coding sequence ATGAAGCGCCAGTGGAGTTTAATACTAGCCATTATCTTTGCATTAATTATTGCCATATTTGCTGTGATTAATGTTGAAGCTGTTGAAGTAGATTATTTATTCGGGAAAGCGGAATGGCCGCTCATTTTAATTATCCTGGGCTCCGTATTTATGGGCGGCTTTATGGTTGCCTCTACAGGAGTTGTTAGAATTATTTCCCTCAATCGAAAACTAAAAGCATTGGAAAAAGAAAATAAAAAGTTACATGAGGAAATCAGCACTTTAGCTGAAAAAGCAAATGAAAATCAAGCTGTTGATCATGGTGATACAAAGTTACAAACAGATCAAGCATAG
- a CDS encoding DUF421 domain-containing protein, whose protein sequence is MEYYLTILIRTLFLYFLIVFIFRVMGKREIGELSILDLVVFIMIAEMAVTAIEDPKDPLIHTVIPMLILMIIQISLAYISLKNQKIRHLLDGKPTIIINRGKVDEHAMETQRYNFDDLMTQLRDKNIGNVADVEFAILEPSGKLSVIEKQKENNKQTELQLPLIVDGVIQENNLDVINKNNLWLRQQLRKLGYSETKQISLCTFGNGVFYIDLKHEE, encoded by the coding sequence GTGGAGTATTATTTAACGATCTTGATTCGAACGTTATTCCTTTATTTTCTCATCGTGTTTATATTTAGAGTAATGGGGAAAAGAGAAATAGGAGAATTGAGTATCTTAGATTTAGTTGTTTTTATTATGATTGCTGAAATGGCCGTAACGGCCATTGAAGATCCTAAGGATCCACTTATACATACTGTCATTCCAATGCTTATTTTGATGATCATTCAAATCTCCTTGGCCTATATATCTCTAAAAAATCAAAAAATTAGACATTTATTAGATGGTAAGCCTACGATTATCATTAACAGGGGAAAAGTTGATGAGCATGCAATGGAGACACAACGATATAATTTCGATGATTTAATGACTCAGCTTCGGGATAAGAATATTGGTAATGTGGCGGATGTCGAATTTGCCATTCTTGAACCATCTGGAAAGCTATCTGTTATTGAAAAACAAAAAGAGAATAATAAACAGACGGAATTACAATTGCCGCTCATTGTTGATGGAGTTATTCAAGAAAATAATTTAGATGTTATTAATAAAAACAATCTTTGGTTAAGACAGCAGCTTAGAAAATTAGGTTATAGCGAAACAAAACAAATATCTCTTTGTACGTTTGGAAATGGAGTATTTTATATTGATTTAAAGCATGAAGAATAA
- a CDS encoding TIGR04086 family membrane protein, which produces METKKWGKAILYGLITIFAMALVTSLIFSLLLKFTSLTESSITWLILGLSILALFIGGFVAGGNGKEKGWLIGGITALLFSLIILLFKFLGHGQIFSMEELMYHGGFLLVAMLGGIFGVNTASSRAK; this is translated from the coding sequence GTGGAAACAAAAAAATGGGGAAAAGCGATCCTTTATGGTCTTATCACCATTTTTGCTATGGCTCTTGTTACGAGTCTCATATTTTCTTTACTTCTAAAATTCACAAGTCTCACTGAATCTTCAATTACATGGCTCATTCTCGGGTTATCTATTTTGGCATTGTTCATCGGCGGCTTTGTCGCTGGAGGAAACGGAAAGGAAAAAGGGTGGCTGATCGGTGGCATCACGGCTCTTCTTTTCTCACTGATCATTCTTTTATTTAAGTTTTTAGGGCATGGTCAAATTTTTTCCATGGAAGAACTAATGTATCACGGAGGGTTTTTATTAGTTGCTATGTTAGGTGGAATATTTGGAGTGAATACAGCTTCTTCCAGGGCAAAATAA
- a CDS encoding DUF2905 domain-containing protein: MIDFPKILMIIGGILLIVGFFMQFIGKLPGDIVFKKGNTTVFFPIVTCIVISIILSFVFSILGRFK; encoded by the coding sequence ATGATTGATTTTCCAAAAATATTAATGATCATTGGCGGAATCCTTCTAATAGTTGGTTTTTTTATGCAGTTTATTGGAAAACTACCAGGTGATATTGTATTTAAAAAAGGAAATACAACGGTCTTTTTCCCAATTGTAACGTGTATAGTTATCAGTATTATTCTATCGTTTGTATTCTCGATTTTAGGTCGATTTAAATAA
- the yajC gene encoding preprotein translocase subunit YajC, whose protein sequence is MEMLGTVLPLVLMFAIFYFLLIRPQQKQQKAVREMQNSLAKGDKIVTIGGLHGILDSIDENKIVLKVGDGTRLTFDRKSVREVVRD, encoded by the coding sequence ATGGAAATGTTAGGAACAGTCTTACCATTAGTACTAATGTTTGCAATCTTTTATTTCTTGCTGATTCGTCCGCAACAAAAACAACAAAAAGCGGTGCGTGAAATGCAAAATAGCCTTGCAAAAGGTGACAAGATTGTTACAATCGGTGGATTACATGGTATCCTTGACTCAATTGATGAGAACAAAATCGTTCTAAAGGTTGGAGATGGAACTCGTCTTACATTCGATCGTAAATCTGTACGCGAAGTTGTCAGAGATTAA
- a CDS encoding post-transcriptional regulator, giving the protein MNKQPFDEFRDHVRPAIKSKLEEFILLGYEEVTEERLWMYLKSKKWKKTPELFVHEVVRDVLALQVGEFMNFATVESFKGGNWFESEEGQDLLKGLI; this is encoded by the coding sequence ATGAATAAACAGCCGTTTGATGAATTCAGAGACCATGTAAGACCGGCAATAAAAAGTAAGCTGGAAGAATTTATCTTACTTGGTTATGAAGAGGTAACAGAAGAAAGGCTTTGGATGTATTTAAAATCGAAGAAGTGGAAAAAAACACCAGAACTATTTGTGCATGAAGTTGTAAGAGATGTGCTTGCTCTTCAAGTAGGCGAATTTATGAATTTTGCGACAGTTGAATCTTTTAAAGGAGGCAACTGGTTTGAAAGTGAAGAAGGACAGGATCTATTAAAAGGTCTAATATAG